TTGCTCAAACTGAACAGACCCAACTAGAGCAACAGCTCACAACCCTGACCCAGCAAAATCAGGATCTGCAAGTCTCTTTGGACCAGGCGTCTAATACCTCGGCTTTGGAAACAGAGTTAGCAGAGGTCAAAGCGGAGAAGGCTCAATTAACGTCAGCTCTTAAAGTTGCTGAAGCTGCCCCGATTCCATTGCAAGAAGCCTTACAGGTTGCTCAATCTGAACAGGTTCACCTAGAGCAACAGCTAGCAGCATTAACAAAGCAAAACCAGGATTTGCAAGTCTCTTTGGAGCAGGCCTCTGATACGTCAGTTTTGGATGCGGAGTTAGCGGAGGTGCAAGCAGAGAAGATGCAATTAACTGCGGCTTTGCAAACTGCTGAAGCTGCCCCACTGCCTTTGCAAGAAGCATTACAGGTTGCCGAAGCTGAACAGGTCCGACTAGAACAACAGCTAATAGTATTAACCAAGCAAAATCAGGATCTGCAAGTTTCTTTAGGCCAAGCCGCTGATACCTCAGCTTTGGACGCAGAGTTAGCTGAAGTGCAAGCAGAATGCGATCGCATCTCCCAATCCCAACAAACAGCAGAAACCACCATCCAAACTCTGACCCAAGCCAACGCTCGACTCGAAGCCGATCTGCAACAGGCTACAACCTTGACGGCAGAAGTAGACCAATTAACTCAGGCTCAGCAGGACTTGCGGGCAGAGCTATCGCAAACTGAAGGGGAGAAACAGGAGTTGCAGGCCGAGCTATCGCAAACTGAAGGGGAGAAACGAGAGTTGCGGGCCGAGCTATCACAAACTGAAGGGGAGAAACGAGAGTTGCGATCGCAACTCCAAACCTTGGAACAGCAGATAGTAGATCTGCAATCTTCGACATCATCCGTGAACCGAGAACAGCAGGAGCTGAAGGCAGCACGCGATCAGCTGCAGCAAAACTACGACACTGCGACTGCCGAAATCACGACTCTACAGCAGCAAATCCAAACCTTAGAACAACAGGCTGCAGAGCTGCCCGACTTGGGTGATGCCTTACCTGAACAGATGATGGCAGCAATGAAAGAGGCGGACCAACATATCACCACCCTGGAAACCCAAGTCAAAACCCTGAAGAAAGACAAGGCAGAGCTGGAAAAAGCGATGAAAATGGCCAGGGACGTCGTCTCTCATTTTGAGCAACAAGTTGATACCCTCATCCAAGAGAAGCAACAGTTAGAACAGCAATTTCAGTCGTCTGCCCCAGCCGATTCTGCATCGGCGTCACCAGAAGTCGTACCTGAATCTCAACCGGGTCTCCCCCTCTCAGGGCAAAGTTTTGTCATCACAGGCAAGCTGGCCCAGCTTAGTTATGAACAAGTGAAAACAATCATTCAGGAAGCAGGCGGCACCATCAATACCCACCCCAGTTCTAAAACCAGCTATGTCGTCGTGGGTAAAGACCCTGGCAACAAGCTGAAAAAGGCTGAGAAATATAGCATTCCGCAATTATCAGAGCAGCAGCTGATAGAGCTACTGGGCTTAGATCTCTCTGCCTAAGCAGTCCAGCAGCTCCCGAGGGCTTTGTTGCAAAATTTTGCAGTCCTCAAAGAAATATAGAATTCCATTTCTCCCGCGTTAGCAAACCCGCCGAGCCTCAGGTAGGTATGTGAAAATCGTATTCGGATTTTCTGGCCTATACCCTTAGGAGTTATTTTCATGACAGTGCGCACCATCACAGATCAACAAACTACGATTCGCTTTTCCGGCTATAAGCTGGATGATGCTGATGCTTGGCTCGAAACTTTAAAAGAGAATGGACGCCCTGTTCATGGAGAGTTGGCAAAAAGCTAAGCTTGTTCTCAACTTTCATTCTGCCCAACGTATGTTCCATCGTTAGGCTAGAGTTCCTCTTCTGATGCAATACCCTCGACAGGATGCGAGGGTATTTTTTATGGCATTTCTTTTGCATAAATTGCAGATCACCACTAAAAGCTCTCAGGAAGTGGGATTGCCAATGATCACTATCACTATAAATCTCTGCTTAGGATCACCTGCTAGGACTGCTGGTGGGGGTAGGATCGTGCAAACATTCGAAATGGTGCCAATGATTATTTGACATTACCCAGTAGATTAATCAGAGAAAATCGCTAGTTTTAACGAAGACGAAGATTAAGCACATTGTGAGCGTCTCAATTGGTGAATGAGGAGACGATCTCAGCCGTCTTGAACATAGGAATTTTGCGGCCATTTTTTCTGATAAGTGCTAGTTGTGGCCCAATTCAGGGAATATTAGATGCGAACTTGGTTTCAGTGAATCAGCCAGCGTTTCAAACGCAGGCATAGAATCCTCTTCAATAATTTAGTCCATAAATACCCATGTTGGCGTTCATTGACTAAACAACCCATGATGCGCTTACAATTGAGCTTTTCATCAATCATCAAAAGGTTCGATTCAAATCTTTTTTTCGGCTTCAGATAATCGGTTTTTTCTGTTTCACCCACGCGATCTAATTTTCTTTTTTGAGGAGATATTTAATGGCAACCAAATGGAAACTGATTGTTCCTGGAATTATCGCGGGTGCAGTCGCGATTGGGGGAATTGCTGCATATTTTTACCTGAAAGTCATTCCTGCCCAAGAAGGAACCAGTCCAGTCGCCAGTGCAAAAATTGTGCCCGATGAAGCCTGGATGGCAGGCTATGTTGATATTACGTCTGACTCTTGGGATAAGCTGAAAGATTTTGGTACGCCAGAAGCCCAAGATATTGTGTTCGGTGGTTTCGACACGATGACTGCTGACATCAAAAAAGAGTTAGCAAAAGATAAGCTGGATTACGATAAGGACATCAAGCCTTGGCTAGGCAGCGTCATGTTTGCAGCGGTTCCTGCGAGCGAAGACCAACCCACTCCTAGTATGTTGATGGTCATTGGCATTAAAGACAAAGTAGAAGTCTTAAACTTTGCCAATAAGATGAAAGACAAGGAAGATCTAGACGTCAAAGAGACTGACCATAAAGGCGTCAAGATTTTAGAAATTGATAATTCAGGCTCTCCTAGCTTTGTGGCGATTCTCGATAATCACCTAGCCATGTCTGACAATCAAGATGTTGTCAAAAAAGCCATTGATTCATCGAAAGGTGATCCGTCCTTGGCCTCTGATGGTGAGACCCGGAAGATCCTGGAAGAAAGCATGAAGATGGACAACCCCGTTGCTCAAATCTTCATCCCCGACTACGGGAAACTGATTACGCAGGCGGCAGCTTTCAATCCCAGTAATCCGCTTCCTCCTCAGCTAAAGGATCAACTGAATCAAATTAAATCTGTGTCGGTCGGCATGGGCATTGACAATGAAGGCGTTCGGTTCCGAGCCGTGACCAAAGTCAATCCCGACTCCTTTAAATGGGAATTTAAGCCAGTTCCCGGCAAAATTATTTCCCAGTTTCCGGCCAATACCCTGTTATCAGCTAATGCAGGAGACCTGAGCAGCCAGTGGAATTACGCCCTCGAGCAGCTAGACAGCGTACCTGAATTTAAAGAAGGCTTAGATGAAGTCCGGCAGCAGATTCGTCAAACCACCCAGCTTGATTTGGATAAAGACATTATTGGCTGGATGGATAAAGAAGTGGGCCTAGCACTCATTCCAGGAAATCAAGGTCTCTTGCAATCCGTGGGCTTTGGTGGAACCTTGATCTTCAAAACAAGCGATCGCGCCAAAGCTGAGGCAACCTTTGCCAAACTGGATGACCTAGTCAAACAAAGCAATGTCCCTGTCAACAAGAGCAAAATTGGCAATGTTGATGTGACTCAGTGGCAGTTTCCGCCGACTAAAGAAACCCTAGCCGGCCATGGCTGGATTGATGAGGAAACAGTGTTCTTCGCCATTGGTGACCCCATCATCAAGGTCATGGCTAAACCCGAAAAAACACTGGATCAGAGCGAGACATTTAAGTCCGTCACGCGAACCTTACCCGAATCGAATTCAGGTTACTTCTTCGTCAATATGGATGAAGCGAACAAAGTCATTTTGACTAATCCGGCCATTACCAGCCAAGGTCTGATTACGCCTGAAGTCGAAGCGGTTCTCAAATCCATTCGGGGCATTGGTGTTGCCAGCACCCAAATGGATAAGTCTACCTATACAGGCGATGTCCTCTTAGCACTGAAGCCCAAATCATAAGAGTCATAGTCTGATTTTGATGAGAGCTAGTTGGGTTATTCTCGACTAGCTTTTTTGTTGCTAAAAGACGAGCAGTAAAGCATTGATCATCTACTTGATCGCCTATATTGATATGTCGAGATTAATGAAGGTGCGGGTATTCAAACGTCAATTTAGTAATACGAGAACCATCCCGTATATTGCATCCTAGCCATTGATCAATAAGCATCCGTAACTCTCAACGGAACTGGGGTAAAGTCCTGAACGACTTCCTGCAACGAAATCTGTCAGGTTGGAGTAGCCAAAATTGAGGAATTAATGCCAGTCCCATACCCTCAACACTTCCTACTGGCATCTCATAAGTGTCTCTCATTCCCACTGGAGCATCAACTCAACTCTAGCTATTCAGAGGTGAGGGCAACATTATGTCCATGTGGAGAATTACTCCTGACGGTTTCGGGAGTTTGTCGGGAGCTACCCTAACCGGTTAAAGAAACGATTAGAGATTACGGGCACTAGCAAACTGTACTGCTGCCCGAGACGTGCCGATATATCGCCAATGCCAAGGCTCAAAATTAACCCCTTGGGCGTTGTTACGAGGAAATGAAAGTTCAAATCCATAGTTTCTGGCATTGTTAGTTAACCAGTCATAAGCTGTCGTGCTTTCAAAGGCCACCTTGAGATCTTTTTCCGGCTGGTTGCGATCGCCAATGTCGATTGCATATCCGGTGTGATGCTCACTAAATCCAGGAGGGGCGCTGAGTTTGGCGGCTTTTTCTTCGCTTCCTAGTTTTTGTACTTGTTTATCGAACAATTCTTTTTGGTCGTTAACGGAACGAAACCCCGAAATCGGCTGAAGTGTGAGACTTGCATCAGCAGCAGCATTAACTAATTTGGTAAAGGCTGTTGCCGCTTCTTGATCCAAAGACTCACTACGACGATACGTTCCCCGCACAAAATCCCCAACATTAATCAGTCGGTTACCTGCATTTTCTGCATAGGGAAGATGACCATAGTAGTTGTTAGGTGCTGAAGTGACCGGTGCTGCTGGAGCGTTCGCTGGGGAGGGAGCGTTAGAGATGGAGGGCAAGTTCTCATACAGCGGTGATGTGGGATTGCTCGTCGGAGGGGACGATGCTTGAGGTACTTCGACAGGGGGGGGAGCTGGCGGTGGCGGTGATTGCTCTTGTGATACGGGTGGATCAGCAGGGACCAGTTGGAGGCTAGCCGCTAGCCAGACAATAACCGCTGTGGTCAAAATGCTGATCACCACAAACTGGAACTGGCCGAAAAATTTTTGAAACCCTTTCATAAGTCTATTTGCTGCCCCATTGATAGACAGTAACCACAATAATTGAGAATAGAAGCGTTAGGGTCTAATCTCGTTGAATAAGTTGGGCCGCAATCCAGCCCCGTACCCCTGACTGAGGAAACAATACCTCATACCAGAGGTAGCCACCGCCATCCTTACGTTGACCGACAATGCGAACGCGATCGCCAGGGTAAGCCATATGTTTAGTCGAGAATTTTGTCCCCGGCCCTGTCCGAATATTTTTACTTTCTGGGCTTCCTACTATCGCCGCATTGGTGTTCGAAGGCGTGGGCGTGGGCGTTGGTTTTGGAGAGGGTTGCGCGGCTTGATCAGCTTTAACTAACTGTGCTGCAATCCACCCCTGTGCCTGGGATTCAGGAAAGTAGACGTTATGCCAGAGGAAGCCGCCCTGATCGCGATCGCTTGTAACAATCGTGATCCGATCGCCTGGGTAAGCCAGATGGGTTTGAGCATAGTTTGTCCCGGGACCAGACCGAATATTTTTGGAACCAGGATCTCCTGCAATCCGGGCATTCGTTTGATCGGCATTAGGGGGTAATGCGATCTCAACCGGAGGAGGTGGGATGGGTCGAGTCACCTGGCTTGTACTGTCATTGGTGGGATTGGACGGGGACGTACTCACGGCTGTATCGGACGTAGAACGGTCTGTATCTGCAGTGGGTGAAGGTGAATTGCGAGTGAGTAGATCCGAAACCTGACCTCGCAAGAGGACTGCACTCACCAATACAAATACCCCAATCACACTTCCTGTGAGGATGGCTTTTTGCCATTCTGGAAACCGAGCTGGGTTGACGGTGGGGGGTACGGATGGGTGTTGCGGAACAACGGCTTGAGTCGGCTCAGATACAGCTGGTTCAGAGGAAGCTGAAACAGGAGTTTCGGCGGTAGGAATGGAGGGCTGTTGGAGGGTATGAGAGACGATATCTGTGGCTTCTACACCCACTGGAGTGGTGGCTTGATTAGCGAGGATCTCTAGATTCTGGGCACTTGCGTCCTGGACGACATCCACCACATGGGTTGCCGGGAGCACCAAATGATTCATCATGGCTACCGCACTGAGAAACCGTTCATTGGGCTGAGGGTGAAT
The Acaryochloris marina S15 genome window above contains:
- a CDS encoding DUF3352 domain-containing protein: MATKWKLIVPGIIAGAVAIGGIAAYFYLKVIPAQEGTSPVASAKIVPDEAWMAGYVDITSDSWDKLKDFGTPEAQDIVFGGFDTMTADIKKELAKDKLDYDKDIKPWLGSVMFAAVPASEDQPTPSMLMVIGIKDKVEVLNFANKMKDKEDLDVKETDHKGVKILEIDNSGSPSFVAILDNHLAMSDNQDVVKKAIDSSKGDPSLASDGETRKILEESMKMDNPVAQIFIPDYGKLITQAAAFNPSNPLPPQLKDQLNQIKSVSVGMGIDNEGVRFRAVTKVNPDSFKWEFKPVPGKIISQFPANTLLSANAGDLSSQWNYALEQLDSVPEFKEGLDEVRQQIRQTTQLDLDKDIIGWMDKEVGLALIPGNQGLLQSVGFGGTLIFKTSDRAKAEATFAKLDDLVKQSNVPVNKSKIGNVDVTQWQFPPTKETLAGHGWIDEETVFFAIGDPIIKVMAKPEKTLDQSETFKSVTRTLPESNSGYFFVNMDEANKVILTNPAITSQGLITPEVEAVLKSIRGIGVASTQMDKSTYTGDVLLALKPKS
- a CDS encoding D-alanyl-D-alanine carboxypeptidase family protein; the encoded protein is MKGFQKFFGQFQFVVISILTTAVIVWLAASLQLVPADPPVSQEQSPPPPAPPPVEVPQASSPPTSNPTSPLYENLPSISNAPSPANAPAAPVTSAPNNYYGHLPYAENAGNRLINVGDFVRGTYRRSESLDQEAATAFTKLVNAAADASLTLQPISGFRSVNDQKELFDKQVQKLGSEEKAAKLSAPPGFSEHHTGYAIDIGDRNQPEKDLKVAFESTTAYDWLTNNARNYGFELSFPRNNAQGVNFEPWHWRYIGTSRAAVQFASARNL
- a CDS encoding protein kinase domain-containing protein codes for the protein MTNSGTNTPNVQTPQTPTLLNNRYRVIKVLGDGGFGTTFLAEDTQMPSRRQCVIKQLKPIDNNPQIYQLVKDRFQREAAILERLGESHDQIPMLYAFLEEAGQFYLVEEWVAGQTLTQKMQHGPLSEAEVRDILIKLLPVIDYIHQQRIVHRDIKPDNIILRQKDGIPNLIDFGAVKETMSTVVNSQGQTNRSIVVGTPGYMPMEQLAGRPVYSSDLYSLGLTAIYLLTLKIPQELETDPQTGMLLWQHLVPNLTSEFSATLSQAIHPQPNERFLSAVAMMNHLVLPATHVVDVVQDASAQNLEILANQATTPVGVEATDIVSHTLQQPSIPTAETPVSASSEPAVSEPTQAVVPQHPSVPPTVNPARFPEWQKAILTGSVIGVFVLVSAVLLRGQVSDLLTRNSPSPTADTDRSTSDTAVSTSPSNPTNDSTSQVTRPIPPPPVEIALPPNADQTNARIAGDPGSKNIRSGPGTNYAQTHLAYPGDRITIVTSDRDQGGFLWHNVYFPESQAQGWIAAQLVKADQAAQPSPKPTPTPTPSNTNAAIVGSPESKNIRTGPGTKFSTKHMAYPGDRVRIVGQRKDGGGYLWYEVLFPQSGVRGWIAAQLIQRD